The region AGATCCGGGCCATTTGGCGCAATTTTTAGACCAgacaattttgtttttggacAAAGTGGTGCTGGAAATAATTGGGCCAAAGGCCATTATACTGAAGGTGCAGAGCTTGTGGACGCTGTTTTAGATGTTGTTAGAAAAGAGGCTGAAAGTTGTGATTGTTTACAAGGTTTCCAGCTAACACACTCTCTTGGTGGGGGAACAGGTTCAGGAATGGGCACAttgttaatttctaaaattcgCGAGGAATACCCAGACCGAATCATGAACACATTTAGCGTTGTACCATCTCCTAAAGTATCTGACACTGTAGTTGAACCTTATAATGCCACCCTCTCGGTCCATCAGTTAGTTGAGAATACAGATGAAACCTTTTGCATCGACAATGAAGCACTTTACGATATATGTTTCCGAACATTAAAGTTAGCAACACCTACATACGGAGACTTAAATCATCTTGTGTCTGCAACTATGAGTGGTGTGACCACCTGTCTTAGATTTCCTGGACAggtatgtttaaaacaaatgtcTATAACTTTCattacatttgaataatatttttcttgtgtaactcattaattaaattaaaattttttaatagttaaacgCCGATCTTCGAAAACTGGCCGTAAACATGGTACCGTTTCCTCGACTTCATTTCTTTATGCCTGGATTTGCACCACTCACAAGTCGCGGCTCTCAACAATACCGTGCATTGACTGTTCCCGAGCTCACACAACAAATGTTTGACTCTAAAAATATGATGGCTGCATGCGATCCCCGTCATGGTCGATACTTAACTGTTGCAGCTATGTTTCGTGGTCGAATGTCAATGAAAGAAGTTGATGAGCAGATGCTTAATGTCCAAAACAAGAACAGCTCCTACTTTGTTGAATGGATTCCAAATAACGTCAAAACAGCAGTTTGCGATATACCACCACGTGGTTTAAAAATGTCGGCAACATTTATTGGAAATAGTACTGCTATTCAAGAACTATTTAAACGCATTGGAGAACAGTTTACTGCTATGTTTCGACGAAAAGCTTTTCTGCATTGGTACACTGGTGAGGGTATGGATGAAATGGAGTTTACTGAAGCTGAATCAAACATGAATGATTTGGTTTCGGAGTATCAACAGTATCAAGATGCCACCGCTGAAGAAGAAGGAGAGTTTGAAGAAGAAGAAcaagaaaatgaataaaacttaaatttgaatGTCAGTGTTGCACTTAGATAAATGTTATAGAAGCTCTTTGTAAAGTAATTTCAATACTAACAACcgaatttgaaagttttttcttttttaaattataagttgcGCATAcgcattaaatttttatctattatgttttttaaaacttattaaaaaaaaacaacaacagcaatgatttaaaatagtttccATCTTAATCAATGATAAAAACTGTAGTAACCGGTTGTAAATCATTCAAAAACTTTCTAAGACCTTTTGTAAGATGTTGTAAACCTTATTATGTAACCTTATGTAACcatagcaataaaaattttattttacactatCGAACCTTTTTTTATGTGATTTAGATGTTTTTTTGTACGAAAACTGCTATtctctctgttttttttttcctttttattcagcatagttaaaaaattatgttaaagttatttgTACATTTCTATAGTTCATACAAGCATAATAAATATGATTCATACAcaacaaaaatgattaattaataatataaaatctttaggttccaagaattcaaagaatttaattactataaccaaaacaaaaataaaataactgcaTAGTTTCAAAGAAAATGGATTCTTAGAGTGGAGTTTTTGTAACTAATTGAAGTAGTTTTTACGCCTTACATTGATTTACACCTTTAACATACACTCATTAACACCTTCCCACCCTTCCCATCCTTCTCACCCTTCCCACCCTTcccaaaatatagttttataactCACCATATTAAGCCAAGTGTAAGAAaactagaaaataataaaaactttagaatattaaaaaatagattagTATTCACCGCAAAAGTTATAAAGACCGAGGCACAAAACATTTAACCTATCAATaccaaaacaagtaaaaaattttaaaataagacaaaattGAGTCAAAACTAGTACCAGCGCTATATATATGGTTTTaatcaaaattgtattttaattatttaacaagaGGGAATagtaaaatagaaatttaagaaTCAAGCTGAGCTATCAAGTTCAAATTTAATCTGTCACTAGACAAAAACAACTCTACATTAATAggatatgatttatatatatatatatatatatatatatatatatatatatatatatatatatatatatatatatatatatatatatatatatatatatatatatatatatatatatatatatatatatatatatatatatatatatatatatatatgtatatatatatatatgtatatatatatatgcttttttgGCGATTTCAGATTTGGCTTTACGTTAGTGATGTTATATTGTATGCTATTATAccataaataacttataaaattttttgcaaatgctCCTCCCGAATTGCAATAGGCGGAAAATACGCGCTAAAAATCCATTTAAGGTTGGACgtttgtaaagaattt is a window of Hydra vulgaris chromosome 15, alternate assembly HydraT2T_AEP DNA encoding:
- the LOC136091537 gene encoding tubulin beta chain-like yields the protein MREIVHVQAGQCGNQIGAKFWEVISDEHGIDPTGMYHGDSDLQLERVNVYYAEGSGGKYVPRAVLVDLEPGTMDSVRSGPFGAIFRPDNFVFGQSGAGNNWAKGHYTEGAELVDAVLDVVRKEAESCDCLQGFQLTHSLGGGTGSGMGTLLISKIREEYPDRIMNTFSVVPSPKVSDTVVEPYNATLSVHQLVENTDETFCIDNEALYDICFRTLKLATPTYGDLNHLVSATMSGVTTCLRFPGQLNADLRKLAVNMVPFPRLHFFMPGFAPLTSRGSQQYRALTVPELTQQMFDSKNMMAACDPRHGRYLTVAAMFRGRMSMKEVDEQMLNVQNKNSSYFVEWIPNNVKTAVCDIPPRGLKMSATFIGNSTAIQELFKRIGEQFTAMFRRKAFLHWYTGEGMDEMEFTEAESNMNDLVSEYQQYQDATAEEEGEFEEEEQENE